One genomic window of Streptomyces spiramyceticus includes the following:
- a CDS encoding VOC family protein translates to MQKITTFLWFDDQAEEAAEFYTSVFGNSRVLEVQRYGDTGPGKPGSVMLVTFELEGQSFMALNGGPEFSFTEAVSLYVDCVSQEEVDDLWAKLTADGGSEGPCGWLKDKYGLSWQIIPRALTEMLSDPDSEKAGRAMQAMLGMKKIDVQALRHAAGE, encoded by the coding sequence ATGCAGAAGATCACCACGTTCCTGTGGTTCGACGACCAGGCGGAGGAGGCCGCGGAGTTCTACACATCCGTCTTCGGCAACTCCCGAGTGCTGGAGGTGCAGCGCTACGGGGACACGGGACCGGGCAAGCCGGGCTCCGTCATGCTCGTGACGTTCGAACTGGAGGGCCAGAGCTTCATGGCGCTCAACGGCGGTCCCGAGTTCTCCTTCACCGAAGCCGTCTCGCTGTACGTCGACTGCGTGTCGCAGGAGGAGGTCGACGACCTCTGGGCCAAGCTCACGGCCGACGGCGGTTCGGAAGGGCCGTGCGGCTGGCTCAAGGACAAGTACGGCCTGTCCTGGCAGATCATTCCCCGGGCGCTGACGGAGATGCTGAGCGACCCGGACTCCGAAAAGGCCGGCCGGGCCATGCAGGCCATGCTCGGGATGAAGAAGATCGACGTCCAGGCGCTGCGGCACGCCGCGGGAGAGTGA